A segment of the Agrobacterium tumefaciens genome:
CGCCGATGACCGGTTTCGCTCCCAGCGATCGAACCAGTTCTGCCGCGCCTTCACTGCGCACCAGCGCGGAGATTTCCACACCGCGCGCAACAAAATGGCGGATCAGGTTACGGCCGACATAGCCGCTAGCGCCCGTTACAAAGATCCGTTGAAACGGAACGAGTTTATCCGTGGCCGCGTCCTGTGCGGCAATGCTGTCAATCATGTCATTCACCTGTGTCCTGGGAGGGTCAGCTCGTGGCGATTTCGGGAAGATCGCTCTCACCCGGTTGCGCTGTTACAAGCCAGTTGATCTCGCGAAGAAGCCTGTCGCGCTCTTCACGCGGGAAATGGTGGAAATCGAGATGTTCGAGGAATTTCAGCCCCTCCAGCGCCAGATAGGCAAGAAGCGCACCACGCGGCGATGGTGATGTGGCCTCAATGCGGGAAATGGTGCGGGCCTGATTATCCTGCATCTTGGTACGCAGCCCGGCATCCAGCGCAAGCGCGGCACTGAGGTTCAGCGCAACCGCCCTGAACTCCTCCGGCGGCGGGGCAGCAGCGGCAAGAATACGCCCACGGATGGCCTTGTCCTCGACTGCAGCGATCTGCGCTTCAATCCCGGCATGATGGTCATTGTCGCGTTCAAACGCGCGGTCCACCACGGCTTCGACCAGGGCCTGCTTGGACTTGTGGTCGTAAAGCACGCTCGCCTTGTTGATACCCGCCTCCCTGGCGACAGCATCAACCGTCAGATTCGCCGCCCCGTCCCGACCGACAACCCTTTCCGCCGCATCAAGAACCGCCTGCTGATCGATAACCCGCTTCCTGCCCATCATCTCATCCAATTTATTTCCAGCCAGATGGTTATAAATAATTGGCGATGACCATGTCAAGCGTAGGAAGGGATATGGCGCAGCCCCTGCCCGCCACGGAACAGGAGCCGCTTTTGCCTGATGTCAGACCGAACGGGTCAGACCGCCATCGACCTTGAGGTTCTGGCCGGTGATGTAGCCGGCGCCATCCGACACGAGGAATGAGATGGTAGCGGCGATTTCGTCGCTGGTGCCGTAACGCTTCATCGGCACCATGTCGCGGCGCTCTTCGGTGGCCGGCAGGCTGTCGATCCAGCCGGGCAGCACGTTGTTGATGCGGATATTGTCGGCCGCGTAGGTGTCGGCATAGATCTTGGTGTAGGACGCGAGACCGGAGCGGAACACCGCAGAGGTCGGGAACATTGCAGCCGGTTCAAACGCCCAGGCAGTCGAAATGTTGACGATGGCGCCGGATTTCTGCGCCTGCATGATCGGCGTGACCAGCCTGACCGGGCGAATGACGTTCATCAGATAGACGTCCAGACCGGTGTGCCATTGCTCATCGGTGATCTCGGTAATAGCGGCGCGCGGACCGTGACCGGCGCTGTTGACCAGCGCGTCGATACGTCCCCATTTGTCCACCGCAGCATCGACCAGACGCTTCAGATCATCATTGGACTGGTTCGAACCGGTAATGCCGATGCCGCCGAGGTCTGCGGCCAGCGCCTCGCCCTTGCCGGAGGAAGACAGGATCGCAACCTTGAAGCCATCGGCCGCCAGGCGCCTGGCTGCCGCTGCCCCCATGCCGCTTCCGCCCGCGGTGACAATTGCTACTTTTTCTACTGCCATATCCTCATCCTTTTCACATCGACGCGCACATTGATTATGCCTGAAACCATGATTATCATCTTACATGCCCGGTCAGCCAATCAGTTCTCCTGAATTTTGACTGTAGAAAATCTATCGTATGAGCGACACACTCGGAAAAATTCCCTCCCTCAATGGGCTGAAAGCCTTTGAGGCAGCCGCACGCCACCTGAACTTTCGCCTGGCGGCGGAAGAGCTTGGCGTGACACAGGGTGCGGTGGCACAACAGGTGCGCGGACTGGAGGCCGAACTGGGTCTGCAGCTCTTCGAGCGCCTGCCCAGAACGCTGGCGCTGACAGGCGAAGGCCGCGCCTATATTGCCGATGTCAGGCGTGCCTTCGAAATCATTGCCCGCGCAACCGGCGACCTGCGGCCGCAGCCCGTGCGGCTCGCCATCAGCACCACGCCGACCTTCGCATCCAAATGGCTTATTCCGAGATTGCCGGATTT
Coding sequences within it:
- a CDS encoding SDR family oxidoreductase: MAVEKVAIVTAGGSGMGAAAARRLAADGFKVAILSSSGKGEALAADLGGIGITGSNQSNDDLKRLVDAAVDKWGRIDALVNSAGHGPRAAITEITDEQWHTGLDVYLMNVIRPVRLVTPIMQAQKSGAIVNISTAWAFEPAAMFPTSAVFRSGLASYTKIYADTYAADNIRINNVLPGWIDSLPATEERRDMVPMKRYGTSDEIAATISFLVSDGAGYITGQNLKVDGGLTRSV
- a CDS encoding TetR/AcrR family transcriptional regulator — protein: MGRKRVIDQQAVLDAAERVVGRDGAANLTVDAVAREAGINKASVLYDHKSKQALVEAVVDRAFERDNDHHAGIEAQIAAVEDKAIRGRILAAAAPPPEEFRAVALNLSAALALDAGLRTKMQDNQARTISRIEATSPSPRGALLAYLALEGLKFLEHLDFHHFPREERDRLLREINWLVTAQPGESDLPEIATS